The Hymenobacter sp. GOD-10R genome includes a window with the following:
- a CDS encoding Uma2 family endonuclease, with product MAQTQPSARLYTVEEYQAFEATSPERHEFYRGDIMAMLGGTANHNELVLNCAAELRQTVRRRGCRVFTETVQLEVAEGIHYTYPDVMVTCHDKDVTAERIMRYPVLIIEVISPLTADRDWLWKLFRYQRLASLRHYLLISQQYQAVEWYYQTNESSEWQRELLTKPEEAIEIPELGARLLLADIYASLRIPLVTDDKAGG from the coding sequence ATGGCACAAACGCAACCTTCAGCGCGGCTTTACACCGTTGAGGAATATCAGGCCTTCGAAGCAACTTCGCCTGAACGGCATGAGTTTTACCGCGGTGACATTATGGCGATGTTGGGCGGCACTGCCAATCATAATGAATTGGTCTTGAACTGTGCTGCTGAATTACGACAGACTGTTCGTCGTCGAGGCTGCCGGGTATTTACCGAAACCGTGCAGTTGGAAGTAGCCGAAGGTATTCACTACACCTACCCCGATGTGATGGTAACCTGCCACGATAAAGACGTGACGGCCGAGCGGATCATGCGCTACCCGGTGCTAATTATTGAAGTAATATCGCCTCTTACCGCCGACCGGGATTGGTTATGGAAGCTGTTTCGATACCAACGCTTGGCTTCCCTACGACACTATCTGCTTATTTCCCAACAATATCAAGCAGTGGAGTGGTACTACCAGACCAATGAAAGCAGCGAGTGGCAACGTGAATTGCTCACGAAGCCAGAAGAAGCTATAGAGATTCCAGAGCTAGGTGCGCGGCTGTTGCTAGCAGATATTTATGCGAGCCTGCGCATTCCGCTCGTGACGGATGATAAGGCAGGAGGGTAG
- a CDS encoding 2Fe-2S iron-sulfur cluster-binding protein yields the protein MAKITFDGIEVEVPDGTSILNAARTIGGSIVPPAMCYYTPLQGSGGKCRACLVRVAAGSAKDPRPMPKLVASCVTPVQDGMVVENTTSEQVLNVRKGIVEMLLINHPLDCPVCDQAGECDLQNFAFEHGVSTTRYQEERRTFEKIDIGPLIQLHMTRCILCYRCVYTANQITDNRVHGVLGRGDAAEIGTYIENVIDNDFSGNVIDVCPVGALTDKTWRFKQRVWFTKPVNAHRDCSHEKCPGRVVLWYKGKDVLRVTARKDQYGEVKEFICNECRFEKKETADWVIEGPAHIDRSSVISANHYELPVLNQQVIADLPESSVRDLEQNPPMKLGN from the coding sequence ATGGCTAAAATAACATTTGACGGCATAGAGGTGGAAGTACCAGACGGTACCTCTATTCTCAACGCGGCGCGCACGATTGGCGGCAGCATCGTGCCTCCAGCCATGTGCTATTATACGCCGCTGCAAGGCTCAGGCGGCAAGTGCCGTGCTTGCTTGGTACGTGTGGCTGCTGGTTCAGCCAAAGACCCGCGCCCCATGCCCAAGCTAGTAGCTTCGTGCGTGACGCCAGTGCAAGACGGTATGGTAGTGGAAAATACCACTTCCGAGCAGGTGCTGAACGTGCGCAAAGGCATTGTGGAAATGCTACTCATCAACCACCCACTCGACTGCCCAGTGTGCGACCAAGCAGGTGAGTGCGATTTGCAGAACTTCGCCTTCGAGCATGGCGTGTCAACGACGCGTTACCAAGAAGAACGCCGCACCTTCGAGAAAATCGACATCGGCCCACTGATTCAGCTACACATGACGCGCTGCATCTTGTGCTACCGCTGCGTGTATACGGCTAATCAGATTACTGATAATCGTGTGCATGGGGTGCTAGGTCGCGGCGACGCGGCGGAAATCGGTACTTATATCGAAAACGTCATCGACAACGATTTTTCCGGTAACGTTATCGATGTGTGCCCAGTAGGTGCGCTGACCGATAAAACGTGGCGCTTTAAACAGCGGGTGTGGTTCACTAAACCCGTAAATGCTCACCGCGACTGCTCGCACGAGAAGTGCCCCGGTCGTGTAGTGCTGTGGTACAAAGGCAAAGATGTGCTCCGTGTGACAGCTCGCAAGGATCAGTACGGCGAGGTGAAAGAGTTTATCTGCAACGAGTGCCGTTTCGAGAAGAAGGAAACTGCTGACTGGGTAATCGAAGGTCCAGCACACATCGACCGTTCTTCGGTAATCTCGGCTAATCACTACGAGTTGCCTGTACTGAACCAGCAAGTAATTGCTGACCTGCCTGAAAGCTCTGTGCGCGACCTAGAGCAGAACCCACCCATGAAATTAGGTAACTAG
- a CDS encoding NADH-quinone oxidoreductase subunit B: MNDIRVPEIKTVAAPDGIEGAGFFATSMEKVVGMARANSLWPLPFATSCCGIEFMATMGAHYDISRFGSERPSFSPRQADLLMVMGTIAKKMAPIVKQVYEQMAEPRWVLAMGACACSGGIFDSYSVLQGIDRIIPVDVYVPGCPPRPEQVLDGLMRVQDLARNESLRRRNSPEYQELLSSYNIK; encoded by the coding sequence ATGAACGATATCCGAGTTCCCGAAATCAAAACAGTAGCCGCTCCCGACGGCATTGAAGGTGCTGGCTTTTTTGCCACTTCCATGGAGAAGGTAGTGGGCATGGCCCGCGCTAATTCCTTGTGGCCTTTGCCCTTTGCTACCTCGTGCTGCGGCATTGAGTTTATGGCCACCATGGGTGCCCACTACGACATCTCGCGTTTCGGCTCCGAGCGCCCGTCGTTTTCGCCGCGCCAAGCTGACTTGCTGATGGTGATGGGCACTATCGCCAAGAAAATGGCACCGATTGTAAAGCAGGTGTACGAGCAAATGGCCGAGCCCCGCTGGGTGCTGGCGATGGGTGCCTGTGCTTGCTCAGGTGGCATTTTTGACAGCTACTCTGTGCTACAAGGCATCGACCGCATCATCCCAGTCGACGTGTACGTGCCTGGCTGCCCACCTCGCCCAGAGCAGGTGTTGGACGGCTTGATGCGTGTGCAGGACCTAGCTAGAAACGAATCGTTACGTCGCCGCAACTCACCTGAATATCAGGAGCTGTTGTCTTCCTATAATATCAAATAA
- the pruA gene encoding L-glutamate gamma-semialdehyde dehydrogenase, translated as MANGFFNVPTPINEPVKSYAPGTKERAELQQALKELKQQHLDIPMYIGGQEVRTGNTITISPPHDHQYKLGQFHEGDASHVTQAIEAALAAREQWASLPWEHRAGIFLKAAELLAGPYRARLNAATMLGQSKNAFQAEIDAACELIDFFRFNAHFMQEIYKQQPESAPGMWNRLEHRPLEGFVFALTPFNFTSIAGNLPTSVAMMGNVVVWKPAYPQVYSAYVLMELFREAGLPDGVINLIYVDGPVAGDIIFNHRDFAGIHFTGSTGVFQNIWGLIGQNIHKYRSYPRIVGETGGKDFIIAHPSAHPRQVATAISRGAFEFQGQKCSAASRVYIPRSMYEAVKGYVQEDLASFRMGDVEDFGNFVNAVITEGSFDKLARYIDAAKADSSVEIIAGGGHDKSKGYFIEPTVIVTKDPKYVTMCEELFGPVLTMYVYEDAQFEETLTLIDTTSPYALTGAIFSQDRYAIDLASKRLVHAAGNFYINDKPTGAVVGQQPFGGARASGTNDKAGSMLNLLRWTSARAIKETFVPPVDYRYPFMGVETGEDLNVTGQGGF; from the coding sequence ATGGCCAACGGCTTTTTTAACGTTCCCACCCCCATCAACGAACCCGTTAAAAGCTATGCTCCCGGCACCAAAGAACGTGCGGAGCTACAGCAAGCGCTGAAGGAACTGAAGCAACAGCACCTCGACATTCCGATGTATATCGGCGGACAAGAGGTGCGCACCGGCAACACCATCACCATTTCGCCACCCCACGACCACCAATACAAGCTAGGTCAGTTTCACGAAGGCGATGCTAGCCACGTAACCCAAGCCATTGAGGCGGCCCTCGCCGCTCGTGAGCAGTGGGCTTCGCTGCCGTGGGAGCACCGCGCCGGTATCTTCCTGAAAGCGGCCGAGCTGCTGGCCGGGCCGTACCGTGCCCGCCTAAATGCGGCTACGATGCTAGGTCAGAGCAAGAATGCATTCCAGGCGGAAATCGACGCAGCGTGCGAGTTGATTGACTTCTTCCGCTTCAACGCGCACTTCATGCAGGAAATATACAAGCAGCAGCCTGAGTCGGCGCCGGGCATGTGGAACCGCTTAGAGCACCGCCCGCTGGAAGGCTTCGTGTTTGCCCTTACGCCATTCAACTTCACTTCTATTGCTGGCAACCTACCTACGTCGGTAGCGATGATGGGCAACGTGGTAGTATGGAAGCCTGCTTATCCACAAGTGTACTCGGCTTACGTGCTCATGGAGCTGTTCCGCGAAGCGGGTTTGCCCGACGGCGTTATCAACCTAATCTATGTGGACGGCCCCGTTGCTGGTGACATCATCTTCAACCACCGCGACTTTGCCGGTATCCACTTCACCGGCTCGACGGGTGTGTTTCAGAACATCTGGGGCCTCATTGGCCAGAATATTCACAAGTATCGCTCGTACCCGCGCATCGTGGGCGAAACGGGCGGCAAGGACTTCATCATTGCGCACCCATCGGCGCATCCTCGTCAGGTAGCCACGGCTATTTCGCGCGGCGCCTTCGAGTTTCAAGGTCAGAAATGCTCGGCGGCTTCACGGGTGTACATCCCGCGCAGCATGTACGAAGCGGTGAAAGGCTACGTGCAAGAAGACCTAGCTTCGTTCAGAATGGGCGACGTAGAGGACTTCGGCAACTTCGTCAATGCTGTTATTACCGAAGGCTCATTCGATAAGCTAGCCCGCTACATCGATGCTGCTAAGGCTGATTCCAGCGTGGAAATCATTGCTGGCGGTGGTCACGACAAGTCGAAAGGCTACTTCATCGAGCCAACTGTCATCGTGACTAAAGATCCGAAGTACGTGACAATGTGTGAGGAGCTCTTTGGCCCCGTGCTGACGATGTACGTGTACGAAGACGCCCAATTTGAGGAAACGCTCACCCTCATCGATACGACGTCGCCTTACGCCCTCACCGGCGCTATCTTCTCCCAAGACCGCTACGCCATCGACCTAGCTTCGAAGCGTCTCGTGCATGCGGCTGGCAACTTCTACATCAACGACAAGCCTACTGGTGCTGTAGTAGGTCAGCAGCCCTTCGGTGGCGCCCGCGCCAGTGGCACCAACGACAAGGCCGGCTCCATGCTGAACCTGCTTCGTTGGACTTCGGCACGCGCCATCAAGGAAACCTTCGTGCCGCCGGTCGATTATCGCTACCCCTTCATGGGCGTGGAAACTGGCGAAGACCTAAACGTGACTGGTCAGGGCGGGTTCTAG
- the nuoH gene encoding NADH-quinone oxidoreductase subunit NuoH, with protein MELPVLGWQALVILVVFGISLLIATYSTYAERVIAAFLQDRVGPDRAGPFGLLQPLADAVKLFTKEEFFPAGANRALFVFGPCLAMVTALMASAVIPFGNYLQFGTTIIHLQGIEVNIGMLYVFGVVSLGVYGIMIGGWASNNKFSLLGAIRAASQNISYELAMGMALIAVLMMSGTLSLREITLQQSVPGEWHFWNIVKQPLGFIIFIVCAFAETNRTPFDLPECETELVGGYHTEYSSMKMGLYLFAEYINVFVASAVMSVLYFGGFNFPFQYELREAIAQSQGAVTAQNIITILGVVAVFIKIFSFIFFFMWVRWTLPRFRYDQLMRLGWTILIPLAIFNIILTGGLILLHVIK; from the coding sequence ATGGAACTTCCTGTACTAGGCTGGCAAGCCCTTGTAATTCTAGTGGTATTTGGCATTTCGCTGCTTATTGCTACGTATTCCACTTATGCTGAGCGTGTTATAGCAGCATTCTTGCAGGACCGTGTCGGTCCTGACCGTGCGGGCCCTTTCGGCCTTCTGCAACCCCTAGCCGATGCTGTGAAGCTCTTCACCAAGGAAGAGTTTTTCCCAGCTGGTGCTAACCGCGCGCTATTCGTGTTTGGTCCTTGCCTAGCTATGGTAACGGCACTGATGGCTTCGGCAGTTATTCCGTTTGGCAACTACTTGCAGTTCGGTACTACCATTATTCACCTGCAAGGCATTGAGGTGAACATCGGTATGCTGTACGTGTTTGGGGTCGTATCGCTGGGCGTGTACGGCATCATGATCGGCGGCTGGGCTTCTAATAACAAGTTTTCCTTGCTCGGTGCTATCCGGGCGGCTTCGCAGAACATCAGCTACGAGCTAGCTATGGGCATGGCCTTGATTGCCGTGCTGATGATGTCGGGCACACTGTCGTTGCGTGAAATCACCTTGCAGCAGTCGGTACCCGGCGAGTGGCACTTCTGGAACATCGTGAAGCAGCCCCTTGGCTTCATCATCTTCATCGTGTGTGCTTTCGCCGAAACGAACCGTACGCCTTTCGATTTGCCTGAGTGCGAAACGGAGCTCGTAGGTGGTTACCACACGGAGTATAGCTCCATGAAAATGGGCTTGTACTTGTTTGCAGAATACATCAACGTATTCGTGGCGTCGGCGGTAATGAGCGTACTGTATTTCGGTGGCTTCAACTTTCCTTTCCAATACGAGCTACGTGAGGCGATTGCGCAGTCGCAAGGCGCCGTAACTGCTCAGAACATCATCACCATTCTAGGAGTAGTGGCGGTGTTCATCAAAATCTTCTCGTTCATCTTCTTCTTTATGTGGGTGCGCTGGACGCTGCCGCGCTTCCGCTACGACCAACTCATGCGCTTGGGCTGGACGATATTGATTCCGCTAGCTATTTTCAATATCATCCTTACCGGTGGTCTGATTCTGTTACACGTTATCAAATAG
- a CDS encoding NuoI/complex I 23 kDa subunit family protein, with product MQSLSNRAKKLEKKPMTLAERAYLPAIFQGLSITLRHFFSKKATIRYPEETRPFSPVFRGLHVLKRDEQGRERCTACGLCAVACPAEAITMVAGERKKGEEGLYREEKYAVSYEINMLRCIFCGLCEEACPKAAVYLQADKMAPPRFERDEFIYGKDRLVEPVAPDTRSKRGIQLTPEQAQALNAKLAQPA from the coding sequence ATGCAATCCTTAAGCAATAGAGCCAAAAAGCTAGAAAAGAAGCCGATGACGCTGGCCGAGCGGGCCTATTTGCCGGCTATTTTTCAGGGCTTGAGCATCACGCTGCGGCACTTCTTTTCCAAAAAAGCGACGATCCGCTACCCTGAGGAGACGCGGCCCTTCTCCCCCGTGTTCCGCGGCTTGCACGTGCTAAAGCGCGACGAGCAAGGCCGGGAGCGATGCACAGCCTGTGGTCTTTGCGCCGTAGCCTGCCCCGCCGAAGCCATTACAATGGTGGCTGGCGAACGAAAGAAAGGCGAAGAAGGCTTGTACCGCGAAGAGAAGTACGCTGTTAGCTACGAAATCAACATGCTGCGTTGCATCTTCTGCGGCCTCTGCGAGGAAGCTTGCCCGAAAGCAGCTGTTTATTTGCAAGCTGATAAGATGGCGCCGCCACGTTTTGAACGTGACGAGTTCATCTACGGTAAAGACCGCCTCGTGGAGCCGGTGGCACCCGATACGCGCTCTAAGCGCGGCATCCAGCTGACACCTGAGCAAGCCCAAGCGCTGAATGCAAAGCTAGCTCAACCCGCTTAG
- the nuoF gene encoding NADH-quinone oxidoreductase subunit NuoF yields MGRKLLTEHINVEGIDTFEVYRKHGGYRSVEKALKTMTPDEVVEEVKKSGLRGRGGAGFPTGMKWSFLAKPEGVPRYLVCNADESEPGTFKDRQLMSKLPHLLIEGMITGSYALGANTSYIYIRGELLYVLRILEKAIAEAYANGFLGKNILGSGYDLDLHVHPGGGAYICGEETALLESLEGKRGNPRNKPPFPAVQGLYARPTVVNNVESIAAVPIIVNMTGDEYAKIGVGRSTGTKLISACGHLNKPGIYEIELGLPVEEFIYSDEYCGGIWKGRELKAVVAGGSSVPILPKELILKTAAGENRLMTYESLSDGGFVTGTMLGSGGFIAMDETTCIVRNTWNFSRFYHHESCGQCSPCREGTGWLEKVLHRLEYGHGHMEDIDLLVSVAKQIEGNTICPLGEAAAWPVAAAVRHFRDEFEWHVKHPQEAIRPGAVYPGKAVLA; encoded by the coding sequence ATGGGCCGCAAGCTATTAACTGAACATATCAACGTTGAAGGCATTGACACCTTTGAGGTGTACCGCAAACATGGCGGTTACCGCTCGGTGGAAAAAGCCCTTAAAACGATGACACCTGACGAGGTGGTGGAAGAAGTGAAGAAGTCGGGGCTGCGCGGCCGCGGCGGTGCTGGCTTCCCTACTGGCATGAAGTGGAGCTTCTTGGCAAAGCCAGAAGGTGTGCCACGTTACCTCGTCTGCAATGCCGACGAATCGGAGCCAGGAACCTTCAAGGACCGACAGCTGATGTCGAAGTTACCTCATTTGCTTATCGAGGGAATGATTACGGGCTCTTATGCCCTTGGGGCTAACACCTCGTACATCTATATCCGCGGCGAGCTATTGTACGTGCTGCGTATTCTAGAAAAGGCTATTGCTGAAGCGTATGCCAACGGTTTTCTAGGTAAAAACATCCTAGGTTCAGGCTACGACCTAGACCTACACGTGCACCCCGGCGGCGGCGCTTACATCTGTGGCGAGGAAACAGCTTTGTTGGAATCACTGGAAGGCAAGCGTGGTAACCCGCGCAACAAGCCCCCTTTCCCTGCTGTGCAGGGCCTCTACGCCCGCCCAACGGTGGTAAACAATGTCGAGTCCATTGCCGCTGTGCCCATCATCGTCAACATGACGGGTGACGAGTACGCGAAGATTGGCGTAGGTCGCAGCACGGGTACCAAGCTCATTTCTGCTTGTGGCCACCTGAATAAACCAGGCATTTACGAAATTGAGCTAGGTCTGCCCGTCGAGGAATTCATCTATTCCGATGAGTACTGCGGCGGCATCTGGAAGGGTCGGGAATTGAAGGCGGTGGTAGCCGGCGGTTCGTCAGTACCGATTTTACCTAAAGAACTGATCTTAAAGACTGCTGCCGGTGAGAACCGTTTGATGACTTACGAGTCACTCTCCGACGGCGGCTTTGTGACGGGTACTATGCTAGGTTCGGGTGGCTTCATCGCCATGGACGAAACGACTTGTATCGTTCGCAATACCTGGAATTTCTCACGCTTCTACCATCACGAGTCGTGTGGCCAGTGCTCACCGTGCCGCGAAGGAACAGGCTGGCTGGAGAAGGTACTGCACCGCCTAGAGTACGGTCACGGCCATATGGAAGACATCGACCTACTGGTAAGCGTCGCTAAGCAGATCGAGGGCAACACCATTTGCCCACTTGGTGAAGCGGCGGCTTGGCCCGTAGCTGCTGCCGTGCGTCACTTCCGTGATGAATTTGAGTGGCACGTGAAGCACCCACAAGAAGCAATACGCCCTGGTGCTGTCTATCCGGGTAAGGCTGTTTTGGCCTAA
- a CDS encoding YjjG family noncanonical pyrimidine nucleotidase, whose translation MKTYRHLFFDLDHTLWDFEKNADETLRTLFELHNLGRYGFSVDTFIARYSEVNHALWRLYQANKIGQKELRSIRFTRTLTKLGVPEDEIPTDISDQFTDILPYKSAVFPYTHEVLDYLRDKGYVMHLITNGFQDIQHIKLASSRLTDYFVEVVTSEHIGCLKPDRRIFDHALERAGTTAAESLMIGDNLECDVLGAYNAGIDQVYFNPEKRRHSAQITYEISCLSELKRIL comes from the coding sequence TTGAAAACCTACCGCCACCTCTTCTTCGACCTCGATCATACCCTCTGGGATTTTGAAAAAAACGCAGATGAGACGCTCCGCACCCTATTCGAGCTCCACAACCTAGGTCGCTACGGCTTCTCCGTCGATACGTTTATTGCGCGTTATAGCGAAGTAAACCACGCGCTGTGGCGGCTCTATCAAGCCAATAAGATCGGCCAGAAGGAGTTGCGCAGTATCCGTTTTACACGCACCCTCACCAAGCTAGGGGTGCCCGAAGACGAAATACCAACGGATATCTCGGACCAGTTTACGGACATATTGCCGTACAAATCGGCGGTGTTCCCTTACACACACGAAGTGCTCGACTACTTGCGCGACAAAGGCTACGTGATGCACTTGATTACGAATGGCTTCCAGGACATTCAGCATATCAAGCTAGCCTCTTCCCGCCTCACCGACTACTTCGTGGAAGTCGTTACCTCCGAGCACATTGGCTGCTTGAAGCCCGACCGCCGCATCTTCGACCATGCCCTGGAGCGCGCCGGCACCACGGCCGCTGAAAGTCTGATGATCGGCGACAACCTAGAGTGCGACGTGCTGGGTGCCTACAATGCGGGTATCGACCAAGTGTATTTCAACCCCGAAAAGCGCCGTCACTCCGCCCAGATTACTTACGAAATCAGCTGTTTGAGCGAATTGAAGAGAATTCTGTAG
- a CDS encoding NAD(P)H-dependent oxidoreductase subunit E — translation MESTTAPTKPQFSPAAQVEIKRLLTHYPDDRKKSALLPVLHMAQAEFGGWVSPEVQDLVADTLGIKPIEVYEVATFYTMFNLKPVGKHVLEICRTGPCMLRGSDELTAHLERITGAKVGGPTSEDGLFTLKEVECLAACGFAPIVQVREKYYEKLDTPEAVDAMLTELRNQVHRPILPWEEVGLPNSLKNN, via the coding sequence ATGGAATCCACAACCGCGCCCACCAAGCCTCAGTTTTCGCCTGCTGCCCAAGTCGAAATTAAACGCTTACTCACCCATTACCCCGACGACCGCAAAAAGTCGGCCCTGTTGCCGGTGCTGCACATGGCACAAGCTGAGTTTGGCGGCTGGGTGAGCCCCGAAGTACAAGACTTAGTAGCTGATACGCTAGGTATCAAGCCGATTGAGGTGTATGAGGTAGCTACCTTCTACACCATGTTCAACCTGAAGCCCGTGGGCAAGCACGTACTGGAAATTTGCCGGACGGGCCCCTGCATGCTGCGTGGTTCTGATGAGCTAACTGCTCACCTAGAGCGCATCACGGGCGCCAAAGTGGGTGGACCCACCTCGGAGGATGGCTTGTTCACGCTGAAAGAGGTAGAGTGCTTAGCAGCTTGCGGCTTTGCTCCTATTGTGCAGGTTCGGGAGAAGTACTACGAAAAGCTAGATACTCCTGAGGCGGTAGACGCCATGCTTACTGAGCTTCGTAATCAGGTACACCGTCCTATTCTGCCTTGGGAAGAAGTAGGTTTGCCTAACTCATTGAAGAATAACTAA
- a CDS encoding NADH-quinone oxidoreductase subunit A → MLLVVPAPQYQPSDYLPILAQLGFALAFVAFAMVVSHLVGPKRKSTVKDSSFECGIESVGNARTPISVKYFLTAILFVLFDVEVIFMYPWAVNFRQLGTEGFVQMIVFLALLMAGFAYVIKKGILKWTGTNA, encoded by the coding sequence ATGTTACTTGTCGTTCCTGCTCCCCAATATCAACCTTCCGATTACCTTCCCATTTTAGCCCAGCTAGGCTTTGCACTAGCGTTTGTAGCCTTTGCGATGGTCGTATCGCACTTGGTAGGTCCTAAGCGCAAGAGCACAGTAAAGGATAGCTCCTTCGAGTGCGGCATCGAATCGGTGGGCAATGCCCGTACGCCGATTTCGGTGAAGTACTTCCTGACCGCTATTCTGTTTGTGCTTTTCGACGTGGAGGTTATCTTTATGTATCCTTGGGCAGTCAACTTTCGTCAGCTAGGTACTGAAGGGTTTGTGCAGATGATTGTGTTCTTGGCTTTGCTGATGGCAGGCTTCGCTTACGTTATCAAAAAGGGTATCCTGAAGTGGACTGGCACTAATGCCTAA
- a CDS encoding NADH-quinone oxidoreductase subunit C, translating to MAEPNEESAAAQAAAVAEEDPAKLSNNRVLTNLHQMFGEDAFTDVEEPYGLLTATTTRERIHEIIEALQAEQEMQFHFLTTMCGIHYPDHEGKELGMIYHLHSLVNNVRLRLKIFFPISDPVVPTLTDLYATANWMEREAYDFFGIIFPGHPNLIRILNVEDMDYHPMRKEYPLEDGTREDKTDLFFGR from the coding sequence ATGGCTGAACCGAACGAAGAATCTGCTGCCGCTCAAGCTGCTGCTGTTGCCGAAGAAGATCCGGCCAAGCTCTCCAACAACCGTGTGTTGACCAACTTACACCAGATGTTTGGCGAAGATGCCTTCACTGATGTAGAGGAGCCTTACGGTTTGCTAACGGCTACAACAACCCGCGAGCGGATTCATGAGATTATCGAGGCGCTGCAAGCCGAGCAGGAAATGCAGTTTCATTTTCTGACCACGATGTGCGGGATTCACTACCCTGATCATGAAGGCAAGGAGCTAGGTATGATCTATCACCTGCATAGCCTCGTGAACAACGTGCGACTGCGGCTGAAGATCTTCTTTCCAATCAGTGACCCAGTGGTACCGACACTCACCGACCTCTATGCCACCGCCAATTGGATGGAGCGTGAGGCGTATGATTTTTTCGGTATCATCTTCCCTGGTCACCCCAATCTTATCCGCATCCTGAATGTGGAAGACATGGACTATCACCCTATGCGGAAAGAATATCCGCTGGAAGATGGTACGCGTGAAGACAAAACAGACTTATTCTTCGGCCGTTAG
- the nuoD gene encoding NADH dehydrogenase (quinone) subunit D, protein MAVNDTLAGTHKIIQEAREQQHNQLVPTVNDFNQELTTLNLGPTHPATHGIFQNILQMDGERIVSGVPTIGYIHRAFEKIAERRPLYQITPLTDRMNYCSSPINNMGWHMTVEKLLGITVPKRAQYMRVIMMELARIVDHLICNSILGVDTGAFTGFLYVFQEREKVYEIYEEVCGARLTTNMGRIGGMERDFSPVALEKLRKWVKEFPAVMREFQSMFDRNRIFMDRTQYVGGITAEKALNYGFTGPNLRAAGVDYDVRAMNPYSSYEDFDFEIPVGTNGDTYDRYLVRNEEIWQSLRIIEQALENLPEGPYHADAPHYYLPPKQAVYKNMEALIYHFKIIMGEIEAPVGEVYHSVEGGNGELGFYLISDGGRTPYRLHFRRPCFIYYQAYSEMVVGQSLSDAIVTLSSMNVIAGELDA, encoded by the coding sequence ATGGCAGTCAACGACACGCTAGCAGGTACCCACAAAATTATTCAAGAAGCGCGCGAGCAGCAGCATAACCAGCTAGTTCCGACGGTCAACGACTTCAACCAGGAGCTGACCACGCTAAACCTAGGTCCGACCCACCCGGCTACGCACGGCATCTTCCAGAACATCCTGCAAATGGATGGCGAGCGGATTGTGTCGGGCGTGCCGACTATCGGCTACATTCACCGGGCGTTCGAAAAAATTGCCGAACGCCGGCCATTGTACCAAATTACGCCCCTCACCGATCGGATGAACTACTGTTCGTCGCCCATCAATAACATGGGCTGGCACATGACGGTAGAGAAGCTGCTTGGCATCACGGTTCCGAAACGCGCACAGTACATGCGCGTAATTATGATGGAACTAGCCCGTATCGTTGATCACCTAATCTGTAACTCCATATTGGGTGTTGACACAGGTGCTTTTACAGGCTTCCTATACGTGTTCCAGGAGCGCGAGAAGGTGTACGAGATTTATGAAGAAGTCTGCGGTGCTCGCCTGACGACCAACATGGGCCGTATCGGTGGCATGGAGCGCGACTTTTCACCGGTAGCGCTAGAGAAGTTGCGCAAGTGGGTAAAGGAATTTCCAGCCGTTATGCGGGAGTTCCAGAGTATGTTTGACCGCAACCGCATCTTCATGGACCGCACCCAATACGTGGGTGGCATCACGGCAGAGAAGGCGCTGAACTACGGCTTCACAGGTCCTAACCTGCGCGCTGCCGGTGTCGACTACGACGTGCGCGCAATGAACCCGTATTCTTCTTACGAAGACTTCGATTTTGAAATACCGGTGGGCACTAACGGCGACACGTATGACCGCTACCTAGTGCGCAACGAAGAGATCTGGCAGAGCTTACGCATTATTGAGCAAGCGCTGGAAAACCTTCCCGAAGGCCCTTACCACGCCGACGCTCCTCATTACTACCTGCCTCCCAAGCAGGCTGTGTACAAGAACATGGAGGCCCTGATTTATCACTTCAAGATCATCATGGGCGAGATTGAAGCGCCTGTGGGTGAGGTGTATCACTCCGTGGAAGGAGGAAACGGCGAGCTAGGTTTTTACCTAATCTCAGATGGTGGCCGCACGCCTTATCGCCTGCACTTCCGTCGCCCGTGCTTCATTTATTACCAAGCGTACTCGGAAATGGTAGTAGGCCAATCGCTCTCCGACGCCATCGTGACGCTGAGCTCCATGAACGTAATTGCCGGCGAACTGGACGCGTAG